In Primulina eburnea isolate SZY01 chromosome 14, ASM2296580v1, whole genome shotgun sequence, the following proteins share a genomic window:
- the LOC140812766 gene encoding acyltransferase GLAUCE-like: MVSHSLSLTSQDLLKEEPILLCSPSNLTPVETMFLSNIDQAVTFPVETVFFYEVPSNMTLTDTIDVADKVKKAVSEVLLRPYYFMAGRLNFNDETKRMELICNNAGVIFVSAKSIFSINDLGNLSYPNPTFSNLIHRPGLYKSLAETAVFTIQVTRFKCGGFSIGFMTNHAILDGKSASEMFDNLASVCRGEGLKSQLIKNDRTCIRARNPPQIHYPHKEYVKLAKTASLASSFTSQKRTSPSPLIFSAKYTHKLFSFSFETLKLLKQKAILKCSTFEAIAAHIWRARTKAVFDEKTHDQDSTVLFAVDIRDRTTPPLPDSFVGNAVITAFSTAKARDLIEKPLSFGVETVKKGRERVTDEYIRSAIDWLEVHKGIPETCDGSFYVSAWWKLPFKELDFGFGKPRHGGPIVSGNDDFVLLLSDENGMGINVWMGLEKEKMERFKSCVFEI; this comes from the exons ATGGTTTCCCACTCACTCTCTTTAACATCACAAGATTTACTGAAAGAGGAACCAATTTTACTGTGCTCTCCAAGCAATCTTACACCTGTAGAAACCATGTTTTTATCCAACATCGATCAGGCAGTAACTTTTCCGGTCGAAACAGTCTTTTTCTACGAAGTTCCTTCAAACATGACTTTAACAGATACAATTGACGTTGCAGATAAGGTGAAAAAAGCAGTGAGTGAAGTGCTTTTGAGGCCTTATTATTTCATGGCTGGAAGACTAAACTTCAATGACGAGACTAAGAGAATGGAACTTATTTGCAATAATGCTGGAGTCATTTTTGTGAGTGCAAAATCAATATTTTCAATTAACGATCTGGGAAATCTTTCTTATCCGAATCCCACTTTCAGTAATTTGATTCACCGTCCTGGGCTGTATAAAAGCCTAGCAGAAACTGCTGTTTTCACTATCCAG GTTACAAGATTTAAATGTGGTGGATTTTCAATAGGGTTCATGACAAACCATGCTATCCTTGATGGGAAATCAGCAAGTGAAATGTTTGATAATCTTGCTTCAGTGTGCAGAGGAGAAGGCCTAAAATCTCAACTCATAAAAAATGATAGAACTTGCATCAGAGCAAGAAATCCACCACAAATTCATTATCCACATAAAGAATACGTAAAACTTGCTAAGACGGCATCCCTCGCATCATCTTTCACCTCACAGAAAAGAACATCACCATCTCCACTGATTTTCTCAGCAAAGTACACGCACAAACTCTTCTCTTTCAGTTTCGAAACGCTCAAACTATTGAAACAAAAAGCCATTTTGAAGTGCTCAACCTTCGAAGCCATTGCCGCACACATTTGGAGGGCAAGAACAAAGGcagtatttgatgagaaaacCCACGATCAAGATTCAACAGTTCTCTTTGCTGTGGACATAAGGGATAGAACGACGCCGCCTCTACCAGATTCATTCGTGGGAAATGCTGTAATCACAGCATTTTCAACTGCAAAAGCTCGGGATTTGATCGAAAAGCCATTATCTTTCGGGGTAGAAACAGTGAAAAAAGGGAGGGAAAGAGTGACAGATGAGTATATACGATCAGCTATAGATTGGCTGGAAGTTCATAAAGGAATTCCAGAAACTTGTGATGGAAGTTTCTATGTGTCAGCTTGGTGGAAACTGCCATTTAAAGAGCTTGACTTTGGATTTGGAAAGCCTAGACATGGTGGTCCAATTGTGAGTGGGAATGATGACTTTGTTCTTCTTTTATCTGATGAAAATGGGATGGGAATTAATGTGTGGATGGGGCTGGAAAAGGAGAAAATGGAGAGGTTCAAGTCTTGTGTTTTCGAGATATGA
- the LOC140811321 gene encoding pentatricopeptide repeat-containing protein At4g21190-like, whose translation MAKIRQGSVYGNGFEKTFSFRQCGAEGPRPRYPRVWKTKTRIGTISKSLKLVELIKGLSDVKEEVNGALDSGIAWDLESPLVTVKKAWKSLENEEWKRIIQVTKWMLSKGQGRTMGSCYTSLNVLASSRGDTIIAPNKTLRITLL comes from the exons ATGGCCAAAATTCGGCAAGGTTCAGTTTATGGCAATGGTTTTGAGAAAACGTTTAG TTTTCGGCAATGCGGTGCTGAGGGTCCTCGACCAAGGTATCCTCGTGTCTGGAAAACCAAAACAAGAATAGGGACCATTTCAAAGTCCCTGAAGCTTGTTGAGTT GATTAAGGGGTTATCAGATGTCAAAGAGGAGGTAAATGGTGCTCTTGATTCCGGCATCGCATGGGATTTAGAATCCCCTTTGGTTACAGTGAAGAAAGCTTGGAAAAGCCTTGAAAATGAGGAGTGGAAGAGAATAATTCAG GTAACAAAATGGATGTTAAGCAAAGGTCAAGGGCGAACAATGGGAAGCTGTTACACTTCGCTGAATGTTTTGGCAAGCTCTCGGGGGGACACTATTATTGCACCCAATAAAACTCTAAGAATCACTTTATTGTAA
- the LOC140812100 gene encoding uncharacterized protein isoform X1 → MPIRRGEKKFLENEGMKLERRLMGQTLRRATGRIGSSRVDTTPSPSSQSKPIECRPQAAPINQEPLNSGVTSGSDASRVNSDNVLEDRDPQYDSMLSQMGGRIRPKPGGKLEMGEASVVEKYKRPLPKLRNTTQDSSRYEERPASPGTLNVSQLRQIILLHEGKGEDHDGPMDISQIAERFHVDVTQVQKIVQYVASPPEVENKNKMTENE, encoded by the exons ATGCCCATTAGACGGGGGGAAAagaaatttttagaaaatgaaggGATGAAGTTGGAGAGAAGATTAATGGGTCAGACACTTCGTCGAGCAACTGGAAGGATAGGCAGCTCCAGAGTTGATACGACGCCTTCTCCTTCATCGCAGAGCAAACCCATTGAATGCCGGCCACAAGCTGCTCCCATTAACCAGGAACCCTTGAATTCAGGCGTAACTTCTGGCTCTG ATGCATCGAGAGTGAATAGCGACAATGTGCTTGAAGATCGTGATCCACAGTACGATTCGATGCTTAGTCAAATGGGGGGAAGAATTCGACCCAAGCCTGGAGGGAAGCTTGAGATGGGGGAG GCCTCTGTGGTGGAGAAATACAAAAGGCCTTTGCCAAAGTTAAGGAATACCACCCAAGATTCCAGCCGATATGAGGAGAGACCTGCTTCTCCCGGAACCCTGAATGTGTCACAGCTACGGCAAATCATCCTGCTGCATGAGGGCAAGGGCGAGGACCATGATGGCCCGATGGACATCTCTCAGATTGCCGAACGTTTTCATGTTGATGTTACTCAGGTTCAAAAGATTGTCCAGTATGTCGCCTCGCCTCCGGAGGtcgaaaataaaaacaaaatgaccGAGAATGAATGA
- the LOC140812100 gene encoding uncharacterized protein isoform X2, which produces MPIRRGEKKFLENEGMKLERRLMGQTLRRATGRIGSSRVDTTPSPSSQSKPIECRPQAAPINQEPLNSGVTSGSDRDPQYDSMLSQMGGRIRPKPGGKLEMGEASVVEKYKRPLPKLRNTTQDSSRYEERPASPGTLNVSQLRQIILLHEGKGEDHDGPMDISQIAERFHVDVTQVQKIVQYVASPPEVENKNKMTENE; this is translated from the exons ATGCCCATTAGACGGGGGGAAAagaaatttttagaaaatgaaggGATGAAGTTGGAGAGAAGATTAATGGGTCAGACACTTCGTCGAGCAACTGGAAGGATAGGCAGCTCCAGAGTTGATACGACGCCTTCTCCTTCATCGCAGAGCAAACCCATTGAATGCCGGCCACAAGCTGCTCCCATTAACCAGGAACCCTTGAATTCAGGCGTAACTTCTGGCTCTG ATCGTGATCCACAGTACGATTCGATGCTTAGTCAAATGGGGGGAAGAATTCGACCCAAGCCTGGAGGGAAGCTTGAGATGGGGGAG GCCTCTGTGGTGGAGAAATACAAAAGGCCTTTGCCAAAGTTAAGGAATACCACCCAAGATTCCAGCCGATATGAGGAGAGACCTGCTTCTCCCGGAACCCTGAATGTGTCACAGCTACGGCAAATCATCCTGCTGCATGAGGGCAAGGGCGAGGACCATGATGGCCCGATGGACATCTCTCAGATTGCCGAACGTTTTCATGTTGATGTTACTCAGGTTCAAAAGATTGTCCAGTATGTCGCCTCGCCTCCGGAGGtcgaaaataaaaacaaaatgaccGAGAATGAATGA